A window of the Tenebrio molitor chromosome 1, icTenMoli1.1, whole genome shotgun sequence genome harbors these coding sequences:
- the LOC138133042 gene encoding uncharacterized protein isoform X1 — MRLTPIIAYLAMVLLCHVAGEENTWSWGDNKDKSVIPPKFLEEESEEPEVAASEFIEQNSQPNSTEVEKIIEHILVSSRQGRNVQGFDEVYSDPNVQDALQKGDDVEARNIIKDRLCSLGLMQCDGENIQGKRPYISPEELIYAQPVAINPVGRPIPTIPLKGPTRGGYGPPKPIPFPPGHGGPPTKFGPPPKFGSPHKPPRRGYGPPLPSKPFYGPPSKPFLNEHEIYEGAEFISKPHGPYIQPIEPDTPYQFEHGVSQLHKDKKVEVVVTAHGGTAQAGGNTNEPQQHVHHHFHHNADAIGNKSPTVVVNPIPVASAAAVSSSSFGSGLLESHGSSYFKPASVSSSSGFNPVSSFTPGVSHNFGSGGLTIGGSGFGGSYGGQTIASYGGSSHNLGYFDKSKPVSEAFGSGNFGASVGSYGSSGLYKKELNLGSNSVNSNYLQTGYADKYQGLESSRNENYDCVCVPYDQCPSHDIIGRKDDLYLPLDPRNLKSDIEALGEDERVITDGNGTMTIVRVPKAAGLNETALTEEKVNDQKDRTVTKREAPSEEKTQDKAKIEPRQSYGSYINNNNNNNNNKKVKPTFGISFGLPNQGGGGYPINPHGSNPLINPYGGSVGGQGINLGLVSVNPLISLQVTKDDYGEKILKPFVNLHVTPNNYLLHKFEDIFSYKKNLIFNKHKHFHYHKPNRHNLHYYPSHVTHSHPEYHHGPPVHDDSPVFHQSPEYHHGHGPIEFSGPPPSSYHDDGPDLYSKDPYHDHSSPISYYDDPHNYGGSPGSYYNNFHGRAHDNKTYLVDGNSLLNQYQQQYDDGQNIYGASSYANENNFDDFSDSQLNSESSTKNFNSRGGKSLFPSNPIKFPTSRKRRDVTMTETFKPKQTKRQAHYGRPSTCGPRHVCCRRPLRPQVPTPGRRQCGTRHSQGINGRIKNPVYVDGDSEFGEYPWQVAILKKDPKESVYVCGGTLIDSLHIITAAHCVKTYTGFDLRVRLGEWDVNHDVEFFPYIERDITSVNVHPEFYAGTLYNDLAILRMDKPVDWTKQPHISPACLPSLHDDYSGTRCWTTGWGKDAFGDFGKYQNILKEVDVPIVNHGLCQRQLQQTRLGYDFKLHPGFICAGGEEGKDACKGDGGGPMVCERGGTWQVVGVVSWGIGCGQVGIPGVYVKVAHYLDWIRQVTQRYQK, encoded by the exons ATGCGACTGACACCCATCATTGCCTATTTGGCAATGGTCTTATTATGCCATGTTGCTGGTGAAGAGAACACGTGGTCTTGGGGAGATAACAAAGACAAATCAGTTATACCTCCTAAGTTCTTAGAAGAAGAATCTGAAGAACCAGAAGTAGCCGCGAGTGAATTCATTGAACAAAACAGTCAACCGAATTCAACAGAAGTCGAAAAAATCATAGAGCATATTCTTGTTTCGAGCAGACAGGGAAGAAACGTACAAGGATTTGACGAAGTCTACAGCGATCCTAATGTGCAAGATGCTTTACAAAAGGGAGACGATGTTGAAGCAAGAAATATTATTAAGGATCGTCTATGTTCTCTAGGTCTTATGCAA TGTGATGGAGAAAATATTCAAGGGAAGCGCCCGTACATTTCACCAGAAGAATTGATTTACGCGCAGCCTGTGGCGATCAATCCAGTTGGACGTCCAATTCCAACAATTCCTTTGAAAGGTCCAACTCGAGGAGGGTACGGTCCACCAAAACCTATACCTTTCCCGCCAGGCCATGGAGGCCCTCCCACGAAGTTTGGACCTCCTCCGAAGTTTGGATCACCTCATAAACCTCCCCGTCGTGGATATGGACCACCGTTACCGTCGAAACCATTCTACGGCCCACCTAGCAAGCCTTTCCTCAATGAACATGAAATTTATGAGGGAGCCGAATTTATTTCGAAACCACATGGACCGTACATTCAACCAATTGAACCTGACACGCCATATCAGTTTGAACATGGTGTCTCCCAGTTGCATAAAGACAAAAAAGTAGAAGTAGTTGTAACAGCTCACGGAGGTACTGCTCAAGCTGGTGGAAATACAAATGAACCTCAACAACACGTTCACCATCACTTTCATCATAATGCCGATGCAATTGGAAACAAATCTCCGACTGTGGTAGTTAATCCAATACCAGTCGCTAGTGCTGCTGCTGTTTCATCGAGTTCGTTTGGAAGCGGCTTACTTGAATCTCACGGTTCCTCATACTTTAAACCAGCCTCTGTTTCTTCTTCATCCGGTTTTAATCCAGTGTCAAGCTTTACTCCAGGAGTATCGCATAATTTTGGAAGCGGTGGTTTGACAATTGGAGGATCAGGTTTTGGCGGTTCATACGGTGGTCAAACAATCGCTAGTTATGGCGGTTCATCACACAATTTAGGATACTTTGATAAAAGTAAGCCCGTCAGTGAAGCATTTGGTTCCGGCAATTTCGGTGCCTCAGTTGGTTCATATGGATCTTCCGGACTTTATAAAAAGGAACTAAACTTGGGCAGCAATTCTGTTAATTCGAATTATCTTCAAACAGGCTACGCTGACAAATATCAAGGTTTAGAATCTTCCAGAAACGAAAATTATGATTGCGTATGCGTGCCATATGACCAGTGTCCTAGTCATGATATTATTGGACGCAAGGACGACTTATATCTTCCTCTCGACCCAAGAAATTTGAAGAGTGATATTGAAGCACTAGGAGAAGACGAAAGAGTCATTACTGACGGGAATGGCACTATGACTATTGTAAGAGTACCGAAAGCAGCTGGTCTGAATGAAACAGCACTGACAGAAGAAAAAGTGAATGATCAAAAAGATAGGACCGTTACAAAGCGTGAAGCACCATCAGAAGAAAAAACCCAGGACAAAGCTAAAATTGAACCT CGACAATCATATGGATCATatatcaacaacaacaacaacaacaacaacaataagaAAGTGAAACCGACTTTCGGAATTTCCTTTGGTTTACCAAATCAAGGAGGCGGTGGATATCCTATAAATCCCCACGGTTCTAATCCCTTGATAAACCCCTATGGTGGATCCGTTGGAGGTCAGGGTATCAATCTCGGCTTAGTTTCAGTAAACCCTTTAATTTCTTTGCAAGTCACTAAAGATGATTATGgagagaaaattttaaaaccatTCGTTAATTTGCACGTAACACCCAACAACTATTTACTTCATAAATTCGAAGATATATTTTCATACaagaaaaatctaattttcaataaacatAAGCATTTCCATTATCACAAACCGAATCGTCATAATCTTCACTACTATCCATCGCACGTTACTCATAGCCACCCAGAATATCATCATGGTCCACCCGTTCATGACGATTCTCcagtttttcatcaaagtccTGAATATCACCATGGTCATGGACCTATCGAATTCAGCGGTCCTCCCCCTTCTTCTTATCATGATGATGGACCTGACCTCTATTCTAAAGATCCATACCACGACCATAGTTCTCCCATATCTTATTATGACGATCCTCACAATTACGGTGGCAGCCCTGGAAGTTATTATAACAATTTTCACGGAAGGGCTCATGACAATAAAACATATCTGGTCGATGGTAACAGTCTCCTGAATCAATATCAACAGCAGTATGATGACGGTCAGAATATTTACGGAGCCTCTTCATATGcaaacgaaaataattttgatgaCTTTTCTGATTCTCAACTTAATTCAGAAAGCTCCACTAAAAACTTCAACTCTAGAGGGGGAAAAAGTTTATTCCCTTCCAATCCCATTAAATTTCCTACTAGTAGAAAAAGACGTGACGTGACTATGACTGAGACATTTAAACCTAAACAAACGAAG CGTCAAGCCCATTATGGACGACCTTCTACCTGTGGACCCAGACATGTGTGTTGTAGAAGGCCTCTTCGTCCCCAAGTACCTACTCCTGGACGTAGGCAGTGTGGTACCAGACACTCTCAAGGCATAAACGGCCGCATTAAAAATCCTGTCTACGTTGATGGAGACAGCGAATTCGGTGAATATCCATGGCAAGTTGCTATTTTGAAGAAAGATCCCAAAGAAAGTGTTTACGTGTGTGGAGGTACCCTTATTGATTCTTTACATATAATTACGGCCGCTCACTGTGTGAAAAC GTACACTGGGTTCGATTTAAGAGTTCGTTTGGGAGAATGGGACGTCAACCATGATGTTGAATTTTTCCCATACATAGAACGGGACATCACATCTGTTAATGTTCATCCAGAGTTTTATGCTGGTACCCTCTATAATGATTTGGCAATCCTACGAATGGATAAACCAGTAGACTGGACGAAACAACCTCACATTAGCCCTGCTTGTCTCCCCAGCCTTCACGACGATTACTCAGGAACCAGATGTTGGACAACCGGATGGGGTAAAGATGCTTTTGGTGATTTTGGTAAATACCAGAATATCTTGAAAGAAGTCGACGTGCCAATTGTCAATCATGGTTTGTGTCAAAGACAATTACAACAGACCAGATTAGGTTACGATTTTAAACTACACCCCGGTTTTATCTGTGCTGGGGGTGAAGAGGGCAAAGATGCTTGCAAAGGTGATGGAGGCGGTCCGATGGTGTGCGAAAGAGGTGGTACATGGCAAGTCGTGGGAGTTGTCAGTTGGGGTATTGGATGTGGACAAGTTGGCATTCCAGGAGTTTACGTTAAAGTTGCTCACTATTTAGACTGGATTCGCCAAGTTACGCAAAGATATCAAAAATGA
- the LOC138133042 gene encoding uncharacterized protein isoform X2 — MRLTPIIAYLAMVLLCHVAGEENTWSWGDNKDKSVIPPKFLEEESEEPEVAASEFIEQNSQPNSTEVEKIIEHILVSSRQGRNVQGFDEVYSDPNVQDALQKGDDVEARNIIKDRLCSLGLMQCDGENIQGKRPYISPEELIYAQPVAINPVGRPIPTIPLKGPTRGGYGPPKPIPFPPGHGGPPTKFGPPPKFGSPHKPPRRGYGPPLPSKPFYGPPSKPFLNEHEIYEGAEFISKPHGPYIQPIEPDTPYQFEHGVSQLHKDKKVEVVVTAHGGTAQAGGNTNEPQQHVHHHFHHNADAIGNKSPTVVVNPIPVASAAAVSSSSFGSGLLESHGSSYFKPASVSSSSGFNPVSSFTPGVSHNFGSGGLTIGGSGFGGSYGGQTIASYGGSSHNLGYFDKSKPVSEAFGSGNFGASVGSYGSSGLYKKELNLGSNSVNSNYLQTGYADKYQGLESSRNENYDCVCVPYDQCPSHDIIGRKDDLYLPLDPRNLKSDIEALGEDERVITDGNGTMTIVRVPKAAGLNETALTEEKVNDQKDRTVTKREAPSEEKTQDKAKIEPRQAHYGRPSTCGPRHVCCRRPLRPQVPTPGRRQCGTRHSQGINGRIKNPVYVDGDSEFGEYPWQVAILKKDPKESVYVCGGTLIDSLHIITAAHCVKTYTGFDLRVRLGEWDVNHDVEFFPYIERDITSVNVHPEFYAGTLYNDLAILRMDKPVDWTKQPHISPACLPSLHDDYSGTRCWTTGWGKDAFGDFGKYQNILKEVDVPIVNHGLCQRQLQQTRLGYDFKLHPGFICAGGEEGKDACKGDGGGPMVCERGGTWQVVGVVSWGIGCGQVGIPGVYVKVAHYLDWIRQVTQRYQK, encoded by the exons ATGCGACTGACACCCATCATTGCCTATTTGGCAATGGTCTTATTATGCCATGTTGCTGGTGAAGAGAACACGTGGTCTTGGGGAGATAACAAAGACAAATCAGTTATACCTCCTAAGTTCTTAGAAGAAGAATCTGAAGAACCAGAAGTAGCCGCGAGTGAATTCATTGAACAAAACAGTCAACCGAATTCAACAGAAGTCGAAAAAATCATAGAGCATATTCTTGTTTCGAGCAGACAGGGAAGAAACGTACAAGGATTTGACGAAGTCTACAGCGATCCTAATGTGCAAGATGCTTTACAAAAGGGAGACGATGTTGAAGCAAGAAATATTATTAAGGATCGTCTATGTTCTCTAGGTCTTATGCAA TGTGATGGAGAAAATATTCAAGGGAAGCGCCCGTACATTTCACCAGAAGAATTGATTTACGCGCAGCCTGTGGCGATCAATCCAGTTGGACGTCCAATTCCAACAATTCCTTTGAAAGGTCCAACTCGAGGAGGGTACGGTCCACCAAAACCTATACCTTTCCCGCCAGGCCATGGAGGCCCTCCCACGAAGTTTGGACCTCCTCCGAAGTTTGGATCACCTCATAAACCTCCCCGTCGTGGATATGGACCACCGTTACCGTCGAAACCATTCTACGGCCCACCTAGCAAGCCTTTCCTCAATGAACATGAAATTTATGAGGGAGCCGAATTTATTTCGAAACCACATGGACCGTACATTCAACCAATTGAACCTGACACGCCATATCAGTTTGAACATGGTGTCTCCCAGTTGCATAAAGACAAAAAAGTAGAAGTAGTTGTAACAGCTCACGGAGGTACTGCTCAAGCTGGTGGAAATACAAATGAACCTCAACAACACGTTCACCATCACTTTCATCATAATGCCGATGCAATTGGAAACAAATCTCCGACTGTGGTAGTTAATCCAATACCAGTCGCTAGTGCTGCTGCTGTTTCATCGAGTTCGTTTGGAAGCGGCTTACTTGAATCTCACGGTTCCTCATACTTTAAACCAGCCTCTGTTTCTTCTTCATCCGGTTTTAATCCAGTGTCAAGCTTTACTCCAGGAGTATCGCATAATTTTGGAAGCGGTGGTTTGACAATTGGAGGATCAGGTTTTGGCGGTTCATACGGTGGTCAAACAATCGCTAGTTATGGCGGTTCATCACACAATTTAGGATACTTTGATAAAAGTAAGCCCGTCAGTGAAGCATTTGGTTCCGGCAATTTCGGTGCCTCAGTTGGTTCATATGGATCTTCCGGACTTTATAAAAAGGAACTAAACTTGGGCAGCAATTCTGTTAATTCGAATTATCTTCAAACAGGCTACGCTGACAAATATCAAGGTTTAGAATCTTCCAGAAACGAAAATTATGATTGCGTATGCGTGCCATATGACCAGTGTCCTAGTCATGATATTATTGGACGCAAGGACGACTTATATCTTCCTCTCGACCCAAGAAATTTGAAGAGTGATATTGAAGCACTAGGAGAAGACGAAAGAGTCATTACTGACGGGAATGGCACTATGACTATTGTAAGAGTACCGAAAGCAGCTGGTCTGAATGAAACAGCACTGACAGAAGAAAAAGTGAATGATCAAAAAGATAGGACCGTTACAAAGCGTGAAGCACCATCAGAAGAAAAAACCCAGGACAAAGCTAAAATTGAACCT CGTCAAGCCCATTATGGACGACCTTCTACCTGTGGACCCAGACATGTGTGTTGTAGAAGGCCTCTTCGTCCCCAAGTACCTACTCCTGGACGTAGGCAGTGTGGTACCAGACACTCTCAAGGCATAAACGGCCGCATTAAAAATCCTGTCTACGTTGATGGAGACAGCGAATTCGGTGAATATCCATGGCAAGTTGCTATTTTGAAGAAAGATCCCAAAGAAAGTGTTTACGTGTGTGGAGGTACCCTTATTGATTCTTTACATATAATTACGGCCGCTCACTGTGTGAAAAC GTACACTGGGTTCGATTTAAGAGTTCGTTTGGGAGAATGGGACGTCAACCATGATGTTGAATTTTTCCCATACATAGAACGGGACATCACATCTGTTAATGTTCATCCAGAGTTTTATGCTGGTACCCTCTATAATGATTTGGCAATCCTACGAATGGATAAACCAGTAGACTGGACGAAACAACCTCACATTAGCCCTGCTTGTCTCCCCAGCCTTCACGACGATTACTCAGGAACCAGATGTTGGACAACCGGATGGGGTAAAGATGCTTTTGGTGATTTTGGTAAATACCAGAATATCTTGAAAGAAGTCGACGTGCCAATTGTCAATCATGGTTTGTGTCAAAGACAATTACAACAGACCAGATTAGGTTACGATTTTAAACTACACCCCGGTTTTATCTGTGCTGGGGGTGAAGAGGGCAAAGATGCTTGCAAAGGTGATGGAGGCGGTCCGATGGTGTGCGAAAGAGGTGGTACATGGCAAGTCGTGGGAGTTGTCAGTTGGGGTATTGGATGTGGACAAGTTGGCATTCCAGGAGTTTACGTTAAAGTTGCTCACTATTTAGACTGGATTCGCCAAGTTACGCAAAGATATCAAAAATGA